In Panicum virgatum strain AP13 chromosome 4N, P.virgatum_v5, whole genome shotgun sequence, a single window of DNA contains:
- the LOC120670613 gene encoding putative F-box protein At3g21120 — translation MAEAAGGGGGGALLPEDLVISEILTRLPVKPLLRCRAVCRSWRRRLTSDAKFLLAHHRRQPSLPLLTTLGRDRHEKRIDALDHRTGERHPVGRIAASEDDLHVLASCDGLIILHAYGGLEICNPATRQRAPLKLLHGADYIAALYPHRPSGSHRVLCCFERGEDGHAVYHVHIVGSGELRCVGEPPGPWASGDLAVAVSTMRFVHPPVLADGRIYWPPLMLSGGNGEGKENNMLVFDTMSESFQHLLSPGDGPSLQLFEMNNGALGLYHCRGKSTDLWVLKDHQSWSWSLNSRIKLDVPVFSLLPVLGPEGDVLVLSNRGESGMLGRYLHHISGANGSLLARYEWSGYLRLTKHRLKESLVRHDFFLMQGNAGGMDEKPLFDGLSTVVTLRDDNSESH, via the coding sequence ATGGCagaagcggccggcggcggcggcggcggcgccctgctcCCCGAGGATCTCGTTATCTCGGAGATCCTCACGCGTCTGCCGGTGAAGCCCCTCCTCCGGTGCCGCGCCGTCTGCCGCTCCTGGCGCCGCCGACTCACCTCCGATGCCAAATTCCTCCTCGCCCACCACCGTCGCCAGCCATCGCTCCCGCTCCTCACCACCTTGGGCAGGGACAGGCATGAGAAAAGGATCGACGCCCTGGACCACCGCACCGGCGAGCGGCATCCCGTCGGGCGGATCGCTGCCTCCGAGGACGACCTCCACGTGCTCGCTTCCTGCGACGGCCTCATCATCCTCCATGCCTACGGCGGCCTCGAGATCTGCAACCCGGCGACCCGCCAGCGCGCGCCCCTCAAGCTGCTCCACGGCGCCGACTACATCGCGGCGCTTTACCCTCACCGCCCATCCGGGTCGCACCGAGTGCTGTGCTGCTTCGAGAGAGGCGAGGACGGCCACGCGGTGTACCACGTGCACATCGTCGGGTCCGGCGAGCTCAGGTGTGTTGGAGAGCCTCCCGGGCCGTGGGCGTCCGGGGATCTGGCGGTGGCGGTGTCGACGATGCGGTTCGTTCACCCGCCCGTCCTGGCAGACGGCAGGATCTACTGGCCTCCGTTGATGCTGTCCGGCGGCAACGGCGAGGGGAAGGAAAACAACATGCTGGTGTTCGACACCATGTCCGAGTCCTTCCAGCATTTGCTGTCGCCCGGCGATGGCCCCTCTCTTCAGCTGTTTGAGATGAACAATGGCGCTCTTGGATTGTACCACTGCCGCGGCAAATCGACTGATCTTTGGGTGCTAAAGGATCACCAGAGCTGGTCCTGGTCGTTGAACAGCCGGATCAAATTGGACGTGCCGGTTTTCTCTCTGCTGCCGGTACTGGGCCCAGAAGGAGATGTGCTCGTCCTTTCTAACAGAGGGGAATCAGGCATGCTCGGGCGATATCTGCATCACATTTCTGGTGCCAATGGCAGTTTGTTGGCACGGTATGAATGGAGTGGTTATCTGAGGCTTACCAAGCATAGGTTGAAAGAGAGCCTTGTCCGCCATGACTTCTTCTTGATGCAAGGTAATGCTGGTGGTATGGATGAAAAACCATTGTTCGATGGCTTGTCAACTGTGGTGACGCTTCGTGATGATAATTCTGAGTCCCATTGA
- the LOC120670276 gene encoding cell wall protein IFF6-like, which produces MLHHSNSRNQRNRGSRIKTLLQATLLVGVIFWLLYQVKHSYDKKNEYLDDAEDQPAHNDRSMFQGRKEKAGSYSNSNVEVVGKPEEGAVDHHSDTFDHSEKGGETVFDKDSTDLHEDDKRNTELSEAEKGQINSADDNTEAHSNNSEDETTGHVEENKHDTESNSDAEGKTELHSTGDDMSQNNKAQEESSGETSGTSHDELVQGDESTSANGNGSDVEEGEKKEAVGTQNGSESLPDDAKTETSDDHNTGSLPDETGNIPSVHTEKSQNDDNENKGDAASTTSGSSEHGTGEAVHIETGLEDESATSSGTGSGDDKGNSSDNVSAEENTRTAPDDDEKGAETGTANEVLNSLDNSAVTDQATNTEAENSQGGSSVEGMNASSEETSNKSDGATEMSNNGGQFDPKIETRTSTNDKHNESQGGDGGAGSSDSNGSGPEQTGKTESQ; this is translated from the coding sequence ATGCTTCATCATTCAAACAGCCGGAACCAAAGGAACAGGGGATCAAGAATCAAAACACTACTCCAAGCTACCTTACTTGTAGGTGTTATTTTTTGGCTTCTGTATCAGGTGAAGCATTCCTATGATAAGAAAAATGAATACTTGGATGATGCTGAGGACCAGCCTGCCCATAATGATAGAAGCATGTTCCAGGGGAGGAAAGAAAAGGCAGGTAGTTACAGCAATAGCAATGTGGAAGTGGTTGGTAAACCAGAGGAAGGTGCTGTAGATCATCATTCGGATACTTTTGATCATAGTGAGAAGGGTGGAGAAACTGTTTTTGATAAAGACAGTACTGACTTGCATGAAGATGACAAGAGAAACACTGAGTTGTCAGAAGCTGAAAAAGGACAAATCAATAGTGCAGACGATAATACAGAAGCTCATAGTAATAACAGTGAAGATGAAACCACTGGTCATGTAGAAGAAAACAAGCATGATACTGAATCCAACTCTGACGCCGAAGGTAAAACTGAACTCCATTCAACTGGAGATGATATGTCCCAAAACAATAAAGCGCAAGAGGAAAGCAGTGGTGAGACAAGTGGCACATCTCATGATGAACTAGTGCAAGGTGATGAATCTACCAGTGCAAACGGCAATGGATCTGATGTGGAAGAGGGTGAGAAAAAGGAGGCAGTGGGTACTCAAAATGGCTCTGAATCCCTTCCTGATGATGCCAAGACTGAAACAAGTGATGACCACAATACTGGTAGTCTTCCTGATGAAACAGGGAATATACCATCGGTTCATACAGAGAAATCACAAAATGATGATAATGAAAACAAAGGTGATGCAGCTTCCACTACTTCTGGTTCTTCTGAGCATGGCACTGGTGAGGCTGTCCATATTGAGACTGGGTTAGAAGATGAAAGTGCAACGTCATCTGGGACTGGATCTGGTGATGATAAGGGCAATTCATCTGATAACGTCTCTGCAGAAGAAAACACCAGGACAGCACCTGATGATGATGAGAAGGGTGCAGAAACAGGTACAGCAAATGAGGTGTTGAATTCTTTGGACAACAGTGCTGTAACTGACCAGGCCACAAATACTGAAGCAGAGAACTCCCAAGGAGGTTCTTCTGTTGAAGGAATGAATGCTTCCTCAGAAGAGACGTCTAACAAAAGCGATGGAGCTACTGAAATGTCTAACAATGGTGGACAGTTCGATCCCAAGATTGAAACCAGAACATCTACCAACGACAAGCACAACGAATCTCAAGGTGGTGATGGTGGCGCCGGATCCAGTGACTCAAATGGCAGTGGCCCTGAACAAACCGGTAAAACTGAAAGCCAGTGA